From a single Brassica napus cultivar Da-Ae chromosome C9, Da-Ae, whole genome shotgun sequence genomic region:
- the LOC106417589 gene encoding protein transport protein SEC16A homolog isoform X1, with protein sequence MASNPQSLLDDQSDDEDFFDKLVDDSYSPSQAHAANELEFVNDGSDSDDAAKAFANLSLGDGDVQLNESANPGNDVVANEGPSSSMRKEEASSLPMEEAVHSDANKLSGDLVVRSDAEDKPFSETVKDGSGSPGVKEVDWGSFCADSSVNDGGGFGSGSYSDFFTQLDGSSTGNLQGKAEVVSNDTQIASFGFEQHQGQVSQDWENSYPGWKYDASTGQWYQVDSHDDASMNAQESYIDSASNWQSSVASTDNSNVAYLSQSTTSAVAESMSTWNQVSQVANGYPEHMVFDPQYPGWYYDTIAQEWRSLDSYNQASQTTGTGQAHEQQVQNVHSLGSMSHNYAESNIYNVNGKNQAFKAQDFAIQNQQGSWDQSYYANNKQQATNTWQSENGGNNEASVTSVSFSQFGGNQQVNSLYITESVAEQFKPNENGAQGFIPQHMNVASVTQHGPLSFSNNFYNRQKSLDDTQQSYQSNQLFSPSVGRSPDGRPPHALVSFGFGGKLILMKDTNGSLQNSSFGSQGAGGSTISVLNLAEVTSGSASFSSLGEDSSSYFRSLHQRCLPGPLVGGSVGNKDLNKWLDESILHCESSDMDFSRGKLLKMLMSLLRISCQYYGKLRSPFGADTTQKETDSAEVAVAKLFAFAKKNGGYAPLSQCLQHLPPESQMQVTASEVQNLLASGRKMEALQCAQEGHLWGPALVIAAQLGEQFYADTVKQMALRQLVPGSPLRTLCLLVAGQPAEVFSIGSTSGISVPGSVSAPQHQTQFGSSSMLDNWEENLGIITANRTTDDELVITHLGDCMWKERSEIIAAHICYLIADKNFDPYSDSARLCLVGADHWKYPRTYASPEAIQRTELYEYSKTLGNSQYILLPFQPYKIIYAHMLAEVGKLSAAQKYCQAVSKCLKTGRSTEVETWKQFVSSLEERIRFHQQGGYTVAPAKLVGKFLNFIDSTAHRVVGGVPPPAPHSTTGNLQANEYHHQQQEATKLPYSQSANTMQSLMSHASMEPIRELDGNSRTMAVHSRSVSEPDFGRTPIQDQPVSSKDKATDGVPQVKPTVNVTSSRFSSFGFGILKNTVRRVLPSRSSKEAKLGDENQFYYDEKLKRWVEKGVEPPAEEAALPPPPTVGTYRSNSLGYENKSEVKNEMSPPSGNLTGIPPISQGSNPFSARARPRGRYVDTYNPDRGNSQTMFQSAHAKSAKPPIPAKANFFIPAAPASSSNDQVTTEMAAAETSQEYSAEEVAVPPPPSHSSFQSPTPSPITMQRFPSLDNIKRSGSGTSLNGDFPPSDSRRTASWSGSLNSSFTSPTGPSNLKPSPLKLNGSSSSSLGEELQDVEL encoded by the exons ATGGCTTCAAACCCTCAGTCTCTGCTGGACGATCAATCGGACGACGAGGATTTCTTCGACAAGCTTGTTGACGACTCCTATTCTCCCAGCCAAGCTCACGCTGCCAACGAGCTCGAATTCGTCAACGACGGGAGTGACTCCGATGACGCCGCCAAAGCGTTTGCGAATCTCTCTCTGGGTGATGGAGATGTGCAGTTGAATGAATCAGCAAACCCGGGGAACGATGTTGTTGCAAACGAGGGTCCAAGTAGTTCGATGCGGAAGGAAGAGGCTTCATCGCTTCCTATGGAAGAAGCTGTTCACAGTGATGCAAATAAGTTAAGTGGTGATTTGGTGGTGAGATCGGATGCGGAGGATAAGCCGTTTTCTGAAACAGTTAAAGATGGATCTGGGAGCCCTGGGGTTAAGGAGGTTGATTGGGGCTCCTTTTGTGCAGATTCATCTGTTAATGATGGCGGCGGGTTTGGTTCAGGttcttactctgacttcttcacCCAGTTGGATGGATCTTCTACAGGAAATTTACAGGGAAAGGCGGAGGTAGTATCCAATGATACACAGATTGCAAGTTTTGGTTTTGAGCAACATCAGGGTCAAGTGAGTCAAGATTGGGAAAATAGCTATCCTGGATGGAAATATGATGCTAGCACTGGCCAGTGGTATCAAGTTGATAGCCATGATGATGCAAGCATGAATGCACAGGAGAGCTATATAGACTCAGCGAGTAACTGGCAAAGCAGCGTTGCCTCTACTGATAACTCCAATGTTGCTTACCTGAGTCAGAGTACAACATCTGCAGTGGCTGAGAGTATGTCTACTTGGAACCAGGTTTCACAGGTGGCAAATGGATATCCAGAACACATGGTCTTTGACCCACAGTATCCGGGGTGGTACTATGACACAATTGCTCAAGAATGGCGCTCTCTGGACAGCTACAACCAGGCTTCTCAAACAACTGGAACTGGTCAAGCTCATGAACAGCAAGTTCAGAACGTCCATTCTCTTGGATCTATGTCTCACAACTATGCCGAGAGTAATATTTATAATGTTAATGGTAAAAACCAGGCATTCAAAGCGCAAGACTTTGCTATACAGAACCAACAGGGAAGTTGGGACCAGTCTTACTATGCCAACAACAAGCAGCAGGCTACAAACACATGGCAATCAGAAAATGGAGGTAATAATGAGGCGTCTGTAACTTCTGTCTCGTTTTCACAGTTCGGAGGAAACCAGCAAGTAAATAGTTTGTACATTACGGAATCTGTGGCTGAACAGTTTAAGCCAAATGAGAATGGAGCTCAAGGCTTCATCCCTCAGCATATGAATGTGGCTAGTGTCACGCAGCATGGACCACTGAGTTTCTCAAACAATTTCTATAATAGACAGAAATCTTTAGATGATACTCAACAGTCATATCAGAGCAATCAGCTTTTCTCCCCAAGTGTAGGAAGATCACCTGATGGGCGTCCACCACATGCACTTGTGAGTTTTGGCTTTGGTGGGAAGCTCATTCTTATGAAGGATACTAACGGCTCTCTCCAGAATTCATCATTCGGAAGTCAG GGGGCTGGGGGAAGCACTATATCTGTCCTAAACTTGGCGGAAGTTACTTCTGGGAGTGCTTCTTTTTCAAGTCTTGGGGAAGACTCTTCGAGTTATTTTCGTTCTCTGCATCAACGATGTCTTCCAGGTCCCTTGGTTGGAGGAAGTGTTGGAAATAAAGACTTAAATAAGTGGCTTGATGAGAGTATTTTACATTGTGAATCTTCTGACATGGACTTTTCAAGAGGGAAGCTTTTAAAAATGCTTATGTCTTTGCTCAGAATATCATGTCAGTATTATGGGAAACTCCGGTCTCCTTTCGGGGCTGATACAACGCAAAAG GAAACAGATTCTGCTGAAGTAGCAGTCGCAAAACTTTTTGCATTTGCCAAGAAAAATGGTGGCTATGCTCCATTAAGCCAATGCTTGCAGCATTTACCTCCTGAATCACAAATGCAA GTAACTGCATCAGAGGTGCAGAATCTTCTGGCTTCTGGTAGGAAAATGGAGGCTCTGCAATGTGCACAAGAAGGCCATTTATGGGGACCAGCGCTTGTTATCGCGGCACAGCTTGGGGAGCAGTTCTATGCTGATACTGTGAAACAGATGGCCCTTCGCCAGCTGGTGCCTGGGTCACCTTTGCGAACATTGTGCTTGCTGGTTGCGGGGCAACCTGCTGAAGTGTTCTCCATTGGCAGTACAAGCGGTATCAGTGTTCCTGGTTCCGTAAGTGCGCCTCAACATCAAACCCAG TTTGGAAGTAGTAGCATGCTTGATAACTGGGAAGAGAATTTGGGTATAATAACTGCTAACAGAACCACAGATGATGAGCTTGTGATTACTCATCTTGGAGATTGCATGTGGAAAGAAAGGAGCGAG ATAATTGCGGCGCATATTTGCTATTTAATCGCGGATAAGAACTTTGATCCATACTCAGATAGTGCCAGGCTCTGCCTTGTCGGAGCAGATCATTGGAAATATCCTAGAACCTATGCAAGTCCAGAGGCTATACAG AGAACAGAGTTATACGAGTACTCTAAGACGCTGGGAAACTCTCAGTATATCTTGTTGCCGTTTCAAccatataaaatcatatatgcCCATATGCTGGCTGAAGTTGGTAAACTTTCGGCCGCACAGAA GTACTGTCAAGCAGTATCGAAGTGTCTCAAGACTGGCCGATCAACTGAAGTGGAAACATGGAAACAGTTTGTTTCATCACTGGAAGAGAGAATCCGTTTCCACCAACAG GGCGGGTATACTGTGGCCCCAGCAAAACTTGTCGGAAAATTTCTCAACTTTATTGATAGTACAGCACATCGTGTTGTTGGGGGGGTGCCACCACCAGCACCACATTCAACTACAGGAAACCTACAGGCAAATGAGTACCATCATCAACAGCAGGAGGCGACTAAGTTACCATATAGTCAGTCTGCTAATACAATGCAATCATTGATGTCACATGCCTCAATGGAACCAATACGTGAGTTGGATGGGAACTCAAGGACGATGGCAGTACATTCTAGAAGCGTCTCAGAGCCAGATTTCGGTAGGACGCCAATACAG GATCAGCCTGTCTCCTCAAAAGACAAAGCTACTGATGGGGTGCCACAGGTGAAACCAACCGTGAATGTGACAAGCTCGCGGTTTAGCAGCTTTGGTTTTGGCATATTGAAGAACACCGTACGGAGGGTCTTACCATCTCGGTCATCTAAAGAG GCGAAACTGGGTGATGAAAATCAATTTTACTATGACGAAAAATTGAAGAGATGGGTGGAGAAAGGTGTAGAACCCCCAGCTGAGGAAGCTGCAttgcctcctcctccaacagTAGGCACATACCGAAGCAACTCACTGGGTTATGAAAACAAATCTGAGGTGAAGAACGAGATGTCTCCACCCAGTGGGAACTTGACAGGAATCCCACCAATCTCACAGGGCTCGAATCCATTCTCAGCCCGTGCACGTCCAAG GGGCAGATACGTGGACACCTATAATCCAGACCGTGGAAACTCTCAGACAATGTTTCAGTCAGCTCATGCAAAATCTGCTAAACCACCAATCCCTGCAAAAGCaaatttcttcatcccagcaGCACCTGCGTCGTCTTCAAACGACCAGGTAACCACCGAGATGGCTGCTGCTGAAACCAGTCAGGAGTACTCAGCAGAAGAAGTAGCCGTCCCTCCACCACCAAGCCACTCTTCATTCCAGTCCCCGACACCATCTCCAATAACAATGCAGAGATTTCCAAGTCTAGATAACATCAAAAGAAGTGGATCAGGAACGAGTCTTAACGGTGATTTTCCTCCGTCAGATTCCAGAAGAACAGCTTCATGGAGCGGAAGTTTGAACAGCTCGTTTACATCTCCAACTGGTCCATCAAACCTCAAACCAAGCCCACTCAAACTCAACggtagcagcagcagcagccttGGAGAGGAGCTTCAAGACGTGGAACTGTAA
- the LOC106417589 gene encoding protein transport protein SEC16A homolog isoform X2 — protein sequence MASNPQSLLDDQSDDEDFFDKLVDDSYSPSQAHAANELEFVNDGSDSDDAAKAFANLSLGDGDVQLNESANPGNDVVANEGPSSSMRKEEASSLPMEEAVHSDANKLSGDLVVRSDAEDKPFSETVKDGSGSPGVKEVDWGSFCADSSVNDGGGFGSGSYSDFFTQLDGSSTGNLQGKAEVVSNDTQIASFGFEQHQGQVSQDWENSYPGWKYDASTGQWYQVDSHDDASMNAQESYIDSASNWQSSVASTDNSNVAYLSQSTTSAVAESMSTWNQVSQVANGYPEHMVFDPQYPGWYYDTIAQEWRSLDSYNQASQTTGTGQAHEQQVQNVHSLGSMSHNYAESNIYNVNGKNQAFKAQDFAIQNQQGSWDQSYYANNKQQATNTWQSENGGNNEASVTSVSFSQFGGNQQVNSLYITESVAEQFKPNENGAQGFIPQHMNVASVTQHGPLSFSNNFYNRQKSLDDTQQSYQSNQLFSPSVGRSPDGRPPHALVSFGFGGKLILMKDTNGSLQNSSFGSQGAGGSTISVLNLAEVTSGSASFSSLGEDSSSYFRSLHQRCLPGPLVGGSVGNKDLNKWLDESILHCESSDMDFSRGKLLKMLMSLLRISCQYYGKLRSPFGADTTQKETDSAEVAVAKLFAFAKKNGGYAPLSQCLQHLPPESQMQVTASEVQNLLASGRKMEALQCAQEGHLWGPALVIAAQLGEQFYADTVKQMALRQLVPGSPLRTLCLLVAGQPAEVFSIGSTSGISVPGSVSAPQHQTQFGSSSMLDNWEENLGIITANRTTDDELVITHLGDCMWKERSEIIAAHICYLIADKNFDPYSDSARLCLVGADHWKYPRTYASPEAIQRTELYEYSKTLGNSQYILLPFQPYKIIYAHMLAEVGKLSAAQKYCQAVSKCLKTGRSTEVETWKQFVSSLEERIRFHQQGGYTVAPAKLVGKFLNFIDSTAHRVVGGVPPPAPHSTTGNLQANEYHHQQQEATKLPYSQSANTMQSLMSHASMEPIRELDGNSRTMAVHSRSVSEPDFGRTPIQPVSSKDKATDGVPQVKPTVNVTSSRFSSFGFGILKNTVRRVLPSRSSKEAKLGDENQFYYDEKLKRWVEKGVEPPAEEAALPPPPTVGTYRSNSLGYENKSEVKNEMSPPSGNLTGIPPISQGSNPFSARARPRGRYVDTYNPDRGNSQTMFQSAHAKSAKPPIPAKANFFIPAAPASSSNDQVTTEMAAAETSQEYSAEEVAVPPPPSHSSFQSPTPSPITMQRFPSLDNIKRSGSGTSLNGDFPPSDSRRTASWSGSLNSSFTSPTGPSNLKPSPLKLNGSSSSSLGEELQDVEL from the exons ATGGCTTCAAACCCTCAGTCTCTGCTGGACGATCAATCGGACGACGAGGATTTCTTCGACAAGCTTGTTGACGACTCCTATTCTCCCAGCCAAGCTCACGCTGCCAACGAGCTCGAATTCGTCAACGACGGGAGTGACTCCGATGACGCCGCCAAAGCGTTTGCGAATCTCTCTCTGGGTGATGGAGATGTGCAGTTGAATGAATCAGCAAACCCGGGGAACGATGTTGTTGCAAACGAGGGTCCAAGTAGTTCGATGCGGAAGGAAGAGGCTTCATCGCTTCCTATGGAAGAAGCTGTTCACAGTGATGCAAATAAGTTAAGTGGTGATTTGGTGGTGAGATCGGATGCGGAGGATAAGCCGTTTTCTGAAACAGTTAAAGATGGATCTGGGAGCCCTGGGGTTAAGGAGGTTGATTGGGGCTCCTTTTGTGCAGATTCATCTGTTAATGATGGCGGCGGGTTTGGTTCAGGttcttactctgacttcttcacCCAGTTGGATGGATCTTCTACAGGAAATTTACAGGGAAAGGCGGAGGTAGTATCCAATGATACACAGATTGCAAGTTTTGGTTTTGAGCAACATCAGGGTCAAGTGAGTCAAGATTGGGAAAATAGCTATCCTGGATGGAAATATGATGCTAGCACTGGCCAGTGGTATCAAGTTGATAGCCATGATGATGCAAGCATGAATGCACAGGAGAGCTATATAGACTCAGCGAGTAACTGGCAAAGCAGCGTTGCCTCTACTGATAACTCCAATGTTGCTTACCTGAGTCAGAGTACAACATCTGCAGTGGCTGAGAGTATGTCTACTTGGAACCAGGTTTCACAGGTGGCAAATGGATATCCAGAACACATGGTCTTTGACCCACAGTATCCGGGGTGGTACTATGACACAATTGCTCAAGAATGGCGCTCTCTGGACAGCTACAACCAGGCTTCTCAAACAACTGGAACTGGTCAAGCTCATGAACAGCAAGTTCAGAACGTCCATTCTCTTGGATCTATGTCTCACAACTATGCCGAGAGTAATATTTATAATGTTAATGGTAAAAACCAGGCATTCAAAGCGCAAGACTTTGCTATACAGAACCAACAGGGAAGTTGGGACCAGTCTTACTATGCCAACAACAAGCAGCAGGCTACAAACACATGGCAATCAGAAAATGGAGGTAATAATGAGGCGTCTGTAACTTCTGTCTCGTTTTCACAGTTCGGAGGAAACCAGCAAGTAAATAGTTTGTACATTACGGAATCTGTGGCTGAACAGTTTAAGCCAAATGAGAATGGAGCTCAAGGCTTCATCCCTCAGCATATGAATGTGGCTAGTGTCACGCAGCATGGACCACTGAGTTTCTCAAACAATTTCTATAATAGACAGAAATCTTTAGATGATACTCAACAGTCATATCAGAGCAATCAGCTTTTCTCCCCAAGTGTAGGAAGATCACCTGATGGGCGTCCACCACATGCACTTGTGAGTTTTGGCTTTGGTGGGAAGCTCATTCTTATGAAGGATACTAACGGCTCTCTCCAGAATTCATCATTCGGAAGTCAG GGGGCTGGGGGAAGCACTATATCTGTCCTAAACTTGGCGGAAGTTACTTCTGGGAGTGCTTCTTTTTCAAGTCTTGGGGAAGACTCTTCGAGTTATTTTCGTTCTCTGCATCAACGATGTCTTCCAGGTCCCTTGGTTGGAGGAAGTGTTGGAAATAAAGACTTAAATAAGTGGCTTGATGAGAGTATTTTACATTGTGAATCTTCTGACATGGACTTTTCAAGAGGGAAGCTTTTAAAAATGCTTATGTCTTTGCTCAGAATATCATGTCAGTATTATGGGAAACTCCGGTCTCCTTTCGGGGCTGATACAACGCAAAAG GAAACAGATTCTGCTGAAGTAGCAGTCGCAAAACTTTTTGCATTTGCCAAGAAAAATGGTGGCTATGCTCCATTAAGCCAATGCTTGCAGCATTTACCTCCTGAATCACAAATGCAA GTAACTGCATCAGAGGTGCAGAATCTTCTGGCTTCTGGTAGGAAAATGGAGGCTCTGCAATGTGCACAAGAAGGCCATTTATGGGGACCAGCGCTTGTTATCGCGGCACAGCTTGGGGAGCAGTTCTATGCTGATACTGTGAAACAGATGGCCCTTCGCCAGCTGGTGCCTGGGTCACCTTTGCGAACATTGTGCTTGCTGGTTGCGGGGCAACCTGCTGAAGTGTTCTCCATTGGCAGTACAAGCGGTATCAGTGTTCCTGGTTCCGTAAGTGCGCCTCAACATCAAACCCAG TTTGGAAGTAGTAGCATGCTTGATAACTGGGAAGAGAATTTGGGTATAATAACTGCTAACAGAACCACAGATGATGAGCTTGTGATTACTCATCTTGGAGATTGCATGTGGAAAGAAAGGAGCGAG ATAATTGCGGCGCATATTTGCTATTTAATCGCGGATAAGAACTTTGATCCATACTCAGATAGTGCCAGGCTCTGCCTTGTCGGAGCAGATCATTGGAAATATCCTAGAACCTATGCAAGTCCAGAGGCTATACAG AGAACAGAGTTATACGAGTACTCTAAGACGCTGGGAAACTCTCAGTATATCTTGTTGCCGTTTCAAccatataaaatcatatatgcCCATATGCTGGCTGAAGTTGGTAAACTTTCGGCCGCACAGAA GTACTGTCAAGCAGTATCGAAGTGTCTCAAGACTGGCCGATCAACTGAAGTGGAAACATGGAAACAGTTTGTTTCATCACTGGAAGAGAGAATCCGTTTCCACCAACAG GGCGGGTATACTGTGGCCCCAGCAAAACTTGTCGGAAAATTTCTCAACTTTATTGATAGTACAGCACATCGTGTTGTTGGGGGGGTGCCACCACCAGCACCACATTCAACTACAGGAAACCTACAGGCAAATGAGTACCATCATCAACAGCAGGAGGCGACTAAGTTACCATATAGTCAGTCTGCTAATACAATGCAATCATTGATGTCACATGCCTCAATGGAACCAATACGTGAGTTGGATGGGAACTCAAGGACGATGGCAGTACATTCTAGAAGCGTCTCAGAGCCAGATTTCGGTAGGACGCCAATACAG CCTGTCTCCTCAAAAGACAAAGCTACTGATGGGGTGCCACAGGTGAAACCAACCGTGAATGTGACAAGCTCGCGGTTTAGCAGCTTTGGTTTTGGCATATTGAAGAACACCGTACGGAGGGTCTTACCATCTCGGTCATCTAAAGAG GCGAAACTGGGTGATGAAAATCAATTTTACTATGACGAAAAATTGAAGAGATGGGTGGAGAAAGGTGTAGAACCCCCAGCTGAGGAAGCTGCAttgcctcctcctccaacagTAGGCACATACCGAAGCAACTCACTGGGTTATGAAAACAAATCTGAGGTGAAGAACGAGATGTCTCCACCCAGTGGGAACTTGACAGGAATCCCACCAATCTCACAGGGCTCGAATCCATTCTCAGCCCGTGCACGTCCAAG GGGCAGATACGTGGACACCTATAATCCAGACCGTGGAAACTCTCAGACAATGTTTCAGTCAGCTCATGCAAAATCTGCTAAACCACCAATCCCTGCAAAAGCaaatttcttcatcccagcaGCACCTGCGTCGTCTTCAAACGACCAGGTAACCACCGAGATGGCTGCTGCTGAAACCAGTCAGGAGTACTCAGCAGAAGAAGTAGCCGTCCCTCCACCACCAAGCCACTCTTCATTCCAGTCCCCGACACCATCTCCAATAACAATGCAGAGATTTCCAAGTCTAGATAACATCAAAAGAAGTGGATCAGGAACGAGTCTTAACGGTGATTTTCCTCCGTCAGATTCCAGAAGAACAGCTTCATGGAGCGGAAGTTTGAACAGCTCGTTTACATCTCCAACTGGTCCATCAAACCTCAAACCAAGCCCACTCAAACTCAACggtagcagcagcagcagccttGGAGAGGAGCTTCAAGACGTGGAACTGTAA
- the LOC106417590 gene encoding ras-related protein RABA5a — translation MAFHSEDDRSEDYLFKIVLIGDSAVGKSNLLARFARDEFYPNSKSTIGVEFQTQKIDINGKEIKAQIWDTAGQERFRAVTSAYYRGAVGALLVYDISRKQTFHSIGRWLNELHTHSDMNVVTILVGNKSDLKDIREVPTAEGKALAEAQGLFFMETSALDSSNVAAAFETVVKEIYNILSRKVMSSQELNKQDPASLSNGKKVVIPSEAQGEAKKGGCC, via the exons ATGGCTTTTCATTCTGAGGACGATAGGAGTGAAGACTACCTCTTTAAGATTGTTCTAATTGGTGACTCTGCAGTTGGGAAGTCAAACTTGCTGGCGAGATTTGCTAGGGATGAGTTCTATCCCAACTCAAAGTCTACCATTGGAGTGGAGTTTCAGACGCAGAAGATTGATATCAACGGAAAAGAGATCAAAGCGCAGATATGGGACACGGCAGGCCAAGAACGTTTTCGAGCAGTCACTTCAGCTTATTACAGAGGTGCTGTTGGAGCTCTACTGGTTTACGACATCAGCAGAAAGCAGACTTTTCACAGCATTGGTAGATGGCTCAACGAGCTTCACA CACACTCTGATATGAACGTTGTGACGATCCTGGTGGGGAACAAGTCAGATCTTAAGGACATAAGAGAAGTGCCAACAGCGGAAGGGAAGGCGTTAGCGGAAGCTCAGGGGCTTTTCTTTATGGAGACATCGGCTCTGGACTCATCAAACGTGGCAGCTGCATTCGAGACTGTTGTGAAGGAGATTTACAACATATTGAGCAGGAAAGTGATGAGCTCACAGGAGTTGAACAAGCAAGATCCTGCCTCGCTCAGCAATGGCAAGAAAGTTGTGATTCCATCCGAGGCACAGGGGGAGGCTAAGAAAGGTGGGTGTTGTTAG